The following proteins come from a genomic window of Kitasatospora sp. NBC_01246:
- a CDS encoding class I SAM-dependent methyltransferase: MSTDPVAPGPAGADGGYGESLFEPWQPGEGERIDLGSLAYDHVTRARLRALGVGAGVRCCEVGAGTGTIARWLATAGGAGEVLAVDRDTRFVEPFAGGALRTLTADVSSPDFDPGGRFDLVHARFVLMHLPERHRVLARLRDLLVPGGYLVLGDPVDLTTAAPPDTPYRLAMRAMWRALRTSIGTDISWTPDCPRLLRDLGLSEVGAEVFVPALVADAPITAFWLDTWDRTREAMLATGLVDAGLLDEARESLATGTVADLSPGLVTSWGRLP; the protein is encoded by the coding sequence ATGTCCACCGACCCGGTCGCGCCGGGCCCGGCCGGAGCCGACGGCGGGTACGGCGAATCCCTCTTCGAACCCTGGCAGCCCGGCGAGGGCGAACGCATCGATCTCGGCTCCCTCGCCTACGACCACGTCACCCGCGCCCGGCTGCGCGCCCTCGGGGTCGGCGCGGGAGTGCGTTGCTGCGAGGTGGGAGCCGGTACCGGCACGATCGCGCGCTGGCTGGCGACCGCGGGCGGGGCCGGCGAGGTCCTCGCCGTCGACCGGGACACCCGCTTCGTCGAACCGTTCGCGGGCGGGGCGCTGCGGACGCTCACGGCGGACGTCTCCTCGCCCGACTTCGACCCCGGCGGCCGGTTCGACCTGGTGCACGCGCGCTTCGTGCTGATGCACCTGCCGGAACGGCACCGCGTCCTGGCCCGCCTGCGGGACCTTCTCGTCCCGGGCGGGTACCTCGTCCTCGGGGACCCGGTCGACCTCACCACGGCCGCGCCGCCGGACACCCCGTACCGGCTCGCGATGCGGGCGATGTGGCGGGCGCTGCGGACGTCCATCGGCACGGACATCAGCTGGACCCCCGACTGTCCGCGGCTGCTGCGCGACCTCGGGCTGTCCGAGGTCGGCGCGGAGGTGTTCGTGCCCGCCCTGGTCGCGGACGCCCCGATCACCGCGTTCTGGCTGGACACCTGGGACCGCACCCGCGAGGCCATGCTCGCCACCGGCCTCGTCGACGCCGGGCTCCTCGACGAGGCGCGGGAGTCCCTCGCCACGGGCACCGTCGCGGACCTCTCGCCCGGCCTGGTCACCAGCTGGGGGCGGCTGCCCTGA